A genomic region of Pseudomonas sp. RSB 5.4 contains the following coding sequences:
- the pilB gene encoding type IV-A pilus assembly ATPase PilB, translating to MNDIALSGLAKQLVQAELLTEKSAQQAWQQAQRNRLSLVSYLVQNKLVKSSQVAEIASEHFGMAFMDLNCLDKETQPKGLVSEKLVRQHHALPLWRRGNKLFVGISDPSNHQAINDIQFSTGLSTEAILVEDDKLTEAIEKFFDTHASGLEEMADVDLDGVDVESVDDSRQDAIGGLDADDAPVVRFVHKMLLDAIKSGSSDLHFEPYEKNFRVRVRTDGILREVAKPPIQLAGRIAARLKVMASLDISERRKPQDGRIKMRLSKTKSIDFRVNTLPTLWGEKVVIRILDPSSAQIGINALGYEPAQKDLYMAALKQPQGMILVTGPTGSGKTVSLYTGLNILNTVDINISTAEDPVEINMEGINQVNVNPKQGLDFAQALRSFLRQDPDVIMVGEIRDLETAEIAIKAAQTGHLVLSTLHTNSAAETLTRLHNMGIPGFNIATSVSLIIAQRLARKLCSHCKKPIEIPRETLIKEGFPPEQIGSFTIYEPVGCDLCNGGYKGRVGIYEVVKNTPDLQRLIMAEGNSLEIDSQMRRDGFDDLRTSGLHKAMQGITSLEEINRVTKD from the coding sequence ATGAATGACATCGCTCTGAGCGGTCTGGCCAAGCAATTGGTACAGGCCGAACTGCTTACGGAAAAAAGCGCCCAGCAGGCCTGGCAACAGGCGCAGCGCAATCGGCTGTCGCTGGTCAGCTACCTGGTGCAGAACAAACTGGTGAAAAGCTCACAGGTCGCCGAGATCGCTTCCGAGCATTTCGGCATGGCCTTCATGGACCTCAATTGCCTGGACAAGGAAACCCAGCCCAAAGGCCTGGTCAGTGAAAAACTGGTGCGCCAGCATCACGCCCTGCCCTTGTGGCGGCGTGGCAACAAACTGTTCGTGGGCATTTCCGACCCGAGCAATCATCAGGCGATCAATGACATTCAGTTCAGCACCGGGCTGAGCACCGAAGCCATTCTGGTGGAGGACGACAAGCTCACCGAGGCCATCGAGAAATTCTTCGACACCCACGCCAGCGGCCTCGAAGAAATGGCCGACGTCGATCTCGACGGCGTGGATGTCGAGTCCGTCGACGACAGCCGCCAGGACGCCATCGGCGGACTCGATGCCGATGACGCGCCGGTCGTGCGTTTCGTGCACAAGATGCTGCTCGACGCGATCAAAAGTGGTTCGTCGGACCTGCACTTCGAACCCTACGAAAAAAACTTCCGGGTGCGCGTGCGTACCGACGGCATCCTGCGCGAGGTGGCCAAACCGCCGATCCAGTTGGCCGGGCGAATCGCCGCACGCCTGAAAGTCATGGCCAGCCTGGATATCTCGGAGCGACGCAAACCCCAGGACGGGCGGATCAAGATGCGCCTGTCGAAGACCAAGTCCATCGACTTCCGGGTCAACACCCTGCCGACCCTGTGGGGCGAAAAAGTGGTGATCCGGATTCTCGATCCCTCCAGTGCGCAGATCGGCATCAATGCGTTGGGTTACGAGCCGGCGCAGAAAGACCTGTACATGGCAGCACTGAAGCAGCCGCAGGGCATGATTCTGGTGACCGGGCCTACCGGGTCGGGGAAAACCGTATCGCTGTACACCGGCCTGAATATTCTCAACACCGTCGACATCAACATTTCGACCGCCGAAGACCCGGTGGAAATCAACATGGAAGGCATCAACCAGGTCAACGTCAACCCCAAGCAAGGACTGGATTTTGCCCAGGCCCTGCGTTCGTTTCTGCGGCAGGACCCGGACGTGATCATGGTCGGCGAGATCCGCGACCTGGAAACCGCCGAAATCGCGATCAAGGCCGCGCAGACCGGCCACCTGGTGCTGTCCACTCTGCACACCAACAGCGCCGCCGAAACCCTGACCCGCCTGCACAACATGGGCATTCCCGGGTTCAACATCGCCACCTCGGTGAGCCTGATCATCGCCCAGCGTCTGGCGCGCAAGCTGTGCAGCCACTGCAAGAAACCGATCGAGATCCCCCGCGAAACGCTGATCAAGGAAGGTTTCCCGCCGGAACAGATCGGCAGTTTCACGATCTATGAGCCGGTCGGTTGCGACCTCTGCAACGGCGGCTACAAGGGACGCGTGGGGATTTACGAAGTGGTGAAAAACACCCCTGACCTGCAACGGCTGATCATGGCCGAAGGCAATTCGCTGGAAATCGACAGCCAGATGCGTCGCGACGGCTTCGACGACCTGCGCACCTCGGGCCTGCACAAGGCCATGCAAGGCATCACCAGCCTGGAAGAAATCAACCGGGTCACCAAGGACTGA
- a CDS encoding energy-coupling factor ABC transporter permease, with the protein MIGAELLSSTSLTLGWLIYLPVLAWAICRAPWVELFTDSRRQHLLFGTVFALFLLWMVRRDFDTGVSYHFIGMTAVTLLLDWPLAIIGGLVAQLGLVLLGRQDLAAVGVNGTLLILLPVLITECVAIIVERAQPRNPFVYIFCSGFFAAALSALLCLTLSLGLLWYDGLFAMPEWLEDFIGYLWLLIFPEAFINGMVISALVVFSPEWLETFNRTRYLSAPWKDDDPKS; encoded by the coding sequence ATGATCGGTGCAGAACTGCTGTCTTCGACAAGCCTGACACTTGGCTGGCTGATTTACTTGCCGGTGCTGGCCTGGGCGATCTGTCGTGCGCCGTGGGTCGAGTTGTTCACTGACAGTCGCCGCCAGCATCTGCTGTTCGGCACGGTGTTCGCCTTGTTTTTGCTGTGGATGGTGCGCAGGGATTTCGACACCGGGGTTTCTTATCACTTTATCGGCATGACCGCCGTGACGTTGCTGCTCGACTGGCCGCTGGCGATCATCGGCGGGCTGGTGGCGCAGTTGGGGCTGGTGTTGCTCGGGCGCCAGGATCTGGCGGCGGTCGGGGTCAACGGTACATTACTGATCCTATTGCCGGTGTTGATCACCGAGTGCGTGGCGATCATCGTCGAGCGTGCCCAGCCGCGTAATCCGTTTGTGTACATCTTCTGTTCCGGGTTCTTTGCGGCGGCGTTGTCGGCGTTGCTGTGCCTGACATTGAGCCTGGGCCTGCTGTGGTACGACGGTCTGTTCGCCATGCCGGAATGGCTGGAAGACTTCATCGGCTACCTGTGGCTGCTGATTTTCCCCGAAGCCTTTATCAACGGCATGGTGATCAGCGCGCTGGTGGTGTTCAGTCCCGAGTGGCTGGAAACCTTCAACCGCACCCGCTACCTTTCGGCGCCCTGGAAGGACGACGACCCCAAGTCTTGA
- a CDS encoding A24 family peptidase — protein sequence MPIDELFSLYPLAFVLAALLLGLVVGSFLNVLVWRLPKMLERDWRQQAQDVLGLPSETPLPTYNLMLPHSQCPHCGHLIRAWENIPLLSYLLLRGRCSACAAPISKRYPLTELACGLLSAFVAWHLGFGWPAGLLIVFTWGLLAMSLIDTEHQLLPDVLVLPLLWLGLIVNSFGLFVSLFAALWGAVAGYMALWSVFWLFKLLTGKDGIGHGDFKLLALLGAWGGWQILPLTILLSSLVGAIVGVILLRLREQKTSTPIPFGPYLAIAGWIALLWGGQITDFYWQFVGLK from the coding sequence ATGCCTATCGACGAACTCTTCAGTCTGTATCCGCTGGCCTTCGTACTCGCCGCCCTGCTGCTGGGGCTGGTGGTCGGCAGTTTTCTCAACGTGCTGGTCTGGCGTCTGCCGAAAATGCTCGAGCGCGATTGGCGCCAGCAGGCGCAGGACGTCCTTGGCCTGCCGAGCGAAACGCCGCTGCCGACCTACAACCTGATGCTGCCGCACTCCCAGTGCCCGCACTGCGGCCACCTGATTCGGGCGTGGGAGAACATTCCACTGCTCAGCTACCTGCTGTTGCGCGGACGCTGTTCGGCGTGTGCCGCCCCCATCAGCAAACGTTATCCCCTGACCGAACTGGCCTGCGGCCTGCTCTCGGCATTCGTCGCCTGGCATCTGGGGTTCGGCTGGCCGGCCGGTCTGTTGATCGTCTTCACCTGGGGGCTGCTGGCGATGAGCCTGATCGACACCGAACATCAACTGCTGCCCGATGTGCTGGTGTTGCCGTTGTTGTGGCTGGGGCTGATCGTCAACAGTTTCGGGCTGTTCGTCTCTCTATTCGCGGCGCTATGGGGCGCGGTGGCCGGTTACATGGCGCTGTGGTCAGTGTTCTGGCTGTTCAAGCTGCTGACCGGCAAGGACGGCATCGGCCACGGCGATTTCAAGCTGCTGGCGCTGCTCGGGGCCTGGGGTGGCTGGCAGATTCTGCCGCTGACGATCCTGCTGTCATCGCTGGTGGGGGCGATTGTCGGGGTGATTCTGTTGCGTCTGCGCGAGCAGAAAACCTCGACGCCGATCCCCTTCGGCCCGTATCTGGCAATTGCCGGCTGGATTGCCTTGCTCTGGGGTGGTCAAATAACCGACTTCTATTGGCAGTTTGTCGGTTTGAAATGA
- a CDS encoding BON domain-containing protein, whose amino-acid sequence MKKFAITAAAATALTLTMASGAFAQSTQATQAPMTLAAGEMTKAKEATSDTWITTKVKSDLVTEKGIPGTDIKVETNKGVVSLSSTVAVTEAQKTTAVAIAKKIKGVKAVSADGLKAE is encoded by the coding sequence ATGAAGAAGTTCGCTATCACTGCCGCTGCTGCTACCGCGCTGACCCTGACCATGGCTTCCGGTGCTTTCGCACAATCCACCCAGGCTACTCAGGCTCCAATGACTCTGGCTGCTGGTGAAATGACCAAGGCTAAAGAAGCTACTTCCGATACCTGGATCACTACCAAAGTCAAAAGCGACCTGGTAACCGAAAAAGGCATTCCAGGTACCGATATCAAAGTTGAAACCAACAAAGGCGTTGTGTCCCTGTCCTCCACTGTTGCAGTGACCGAGGCTCAGAAAACCACCGCAGTGGCTATCGCCAAGAAAATCAAAGGCGTCAAAGCGGTCTCCGCTGACGGCCTGAAAGCCGAGTAA
- the yacG gene encoding DNA gyrase inhibitor YacG, giving the protein MSPTTVECPTCGAPVEFTPENKFRPFCSDRCKLIDLGAWASEEHKIPVAPDAEDEMFSGDFDPRH; this is encoded by the coding sequence ATGAGCCCTACAACCGTCGAATGCCCAACCTGCGGCGCCCCCGTGGAATTCACCCCCGAGAACAAATTCCGCCCGTTCTGCTCCGATCGCTGCAAGCTGATCGACCTCGGCGCCTGGGCGTCCGAAGAGCACAAAATTCCGGTCGCCCCGGATGCCGAAGACGAAATGTTCTCCGGCGATTTCGACCCGCGTCACTGA
- a CDS encoding class I SAM-dependent methyltransferase, with protein MSSLNLALRAALDQRQDLLAELHSQGTDCYRLFHGSQEGAGGLTVDRYGPQLLVQSFHQTLERDDLLQLHAMVNQTLGFETLLVYNDRSRGNSRIDREDRVYRADEAALADLVGHEWGLNYRVRGRHAGQDPLLFLDLRNTRGWVKDHAKGKSVLNLFAYTCGVGLSAAAGGAREVCNLDFAEGNLAVGRENGLLNPQLPEMQFIQSDYFPAIRQLAGLPISQRRGQKLPSYQRLDQRQYDLVLLDPPAWAKSAFGTVDLLRDYQSLLKPALLTTADNGVLICCNNLAKVSMDDWREQVLRCAEKAGRPVREWSVMTPGADFPSRDQQPPLKTLILQL; from the coding sequence ATGTCTTCCTTGAATCTGGCGCTGCGCGCCGCCCTCGATCAACGCCAGGATCTGCTCGCTGAGCTGCACAGCCAGGGCACCGATTGCTATCGCCTGTTCCACGGCAGCCAGGAAGGCGCCGGTGGCCTGACCGTCGACCGCTACGGCCCGCAATTGCTGGTGCAAAGTTTTCACCAGACCCTGGAGCGTGACGACCTGCTGCAACTGCACGCCATGGTCAACCAGACCCTGGGCTTTGAAACGCTGCTGGTCTACAACGACCGCTCCCGCGGCAACTCTCGGATCGATCGCGAAGACCGCGTCTACCGCGCCGACGAGGCCGCCCTGGCGGATCTGGTCGGGCACGAATGGGGCCTGAACTATCGCGTGCGTGGGCGCCATGCCGGGCAGGACCCGCTGCTGTTCCTCGACCTGCGCAACACCCGCGGCTGGGTCAAGGATCACGCCAAAGGCAAAAGTGTGCTCAACCTGTTCGCCTACACCTGCGGCGTCGGCCTCAGTGCAGCTGCCGGCGGCGCGCGCGAGGTGTGCAACCTCGACTTCGCCGAAGGCAATCTGGCCGTCGGCCGCGAAAACGGTCTGCTCAATCCGCAGTTGCCCGAGATGCAATTTATCCAGTCCGATTACTTTCCGGCGATCCGTCAACTTGCCGGGCTGCCGATCAGCCAGCGGCGCGGGCAGAAACTGCCGAGCTATCAGCGTCTCGACCAGCGTCAATACGATCTGGTGCTGCTTGATCCACCGGCCTGGGCCAAGAGCGCGTTCGGCACCGTCGACCTGCTGCGCGACTATCAGAGCCTGCTCAAACCGGCACTGCTGACCACCGCCGACAACGGCGTACTGATCTGCTGCAACAACCTGGCAAAAGTCAGCATGGATGACTGGCGTGAACAGGTCCTGCGCTGCGCCGAGAAGGCCGGGCGCCCGGTGCGCGAATGGAGCGTGATGACCCCGGGCGCGGACTTCCCGTCGCGGGATCAACAGCCACCGCTGAAGACTCTGATCCTGCAGCTGTAA
- a CDS encoding DUF2845 domain-containing protein — protein sequence MNHKWLVALMLVLAASPALASDTLRCGSQLVSLGDRVSEVLQKCGEPVSRDVLGYKRSANRREEFQVEEWTYGPSNGMYQYLRFEGNRLRQINSKRGN from the coding sequence ATGAACCACAAATGGCTGGTTGCGCTGATGCTGGTGCTCGCCGCCAGCCCGGCTCTGGCCTCTGACACACTGCGTTGTGGCAGCCAGTTGGTCAGTCTCGGCGACCGCGTCAGCGAAGTGCTGCAGAAGTGTGGTGAACCGGTCAGCCGCGATGTCCTCGGTTACAAGCGCAGCGCCAATCGCCGCGAAGAGTTTCAGGTCGAGGAATGGACCTACGGCCCGAGCAACGGCATGTACCAGTACCTGCGCTTTGAAGGCAATCGCCTGCGGCAGATCAACAGCAAGCGCGGTAACTGA
- a CDS encoding pilin produces MNNQKGFTLIELLIVVAIIGILATIALPQYSKYQARSKVTAGLAEISALKVPFEDTINQGTDPTLLLVAGSATATTSNCTLAASGTATTGAGTITCTLVNAPGPVLGKTITLTRTGAATGNTSGVWSCASTVNPDYAPKGCAGTGA; encoded by the coding sequence ATGAACAACCAAAAAGGTTTCACTCTGATCGAGCTGCTGATCGTGGTGGCGATCATCGGCATTCTGGCGACCATCGCCTTGCCGCAATACTCCAAGTATCAGGCGCGTTCGAAGGTGACGGCAGGTTTGGCCGAAATCAGCGCGCTGAAGGTGCCGTTCGAGGACACCATTAATCAAGGTACCGATCCAACCCTGTTACTTGTGGCCGGTAGTGCCACAGCGACCACCTCCAACTGCACACTGGCGGCTTCGGGAACAGCTACGACAGGGGCCGGCACCATCACCTGCACACTGGTGAACGCCCCGGGCCCGGTGCTGGGTAAAACCATCACCCTTACCCGCACGGGGGCTGCAACCGGCAACACCTCCGGCGTCTGGAGCTGTGCATCGACCGTCAACCCGGACTACGCGCCTAAAGGTTGCGCGGGTACCGGTGCCTGA
- a CDS encoding DUF748 domain-containing protein: MKPHMPKGLIRAIGALLTALALYSLLGFLILPGIALRIANQQLANYATVPAHIQRIELNPFSLEVTLWGLVIGEPGKEQVGFERLYANLQLDSLWTKALHLADIELDKPKTEVLFAKDGQLNLLGLFKIPASEPTPADPNAKPFPLRIDRIQLAGGNVHFQDARPSEPIEFLYDKLDFELKNLSTLPEDNADMTLVAAGPAGGQIDWKGNFSLIPFTSEGTLKVTDGKMKSFWPYVRDALPLVLEDGVINLSTEYKLNLSKETELLLNNVAVSIAPFAIKAPDGRPLANLERLDVSETSVDLAKQHVVVGKIRSNKLETWAALEADGQLDWQKLFASQPSKPAAKAAAEPKTTPAAADSPKAPAAPAAPSKPWQVLLKDVQLRNYTVHLADRSANPPVALDITPLNIDLQDFDSLNGSPFKVRLDSGLGKQGKINADGVVNLAPVTAQLNVKTQDIDLRVAQSYINPFIRLELRSGMLGSDLKVNLKSTEPLALSVTGRAQIDQLHTLDTLKTRDFLKWQQVVVEGLNYQHGDSLSIDKVNLFQPYVRFMINDDRTTNIDDLLIPQPANSGAKPAAAKPASKDKPLGIHIGAIAINDGSANFADFSLTPNFATAVQQLNGQIGTIDSRQAKPASVDVKGKVDRYAPVTIKGAVNPFDPMASLDIATSFKRVELTTLTPYSGKFAGYRIRKGRLNLDLHYLITKGQLKAENKVVVEQLQLGEKVDSPDAVSLPLKLAIALLKDVDGKISIELPVTGDLNNPQFSVMPIVWQTLRNLIVKAAAAPFKLIGGLINGGGSEDLGTVSFAPGSSDLSKDAQSALDKLSQALKERPALRLEIEGTAAQSSDGPLIAEQRLEREYQYNYYKMLQRRGDKVPAQASLLQVPDSEKGPLLEGIYRTRLKTQPPAEWKDLGKEERTAKMRDGVIKFWSSSDVLLRQLGQERASSIKDYLVDKGQLADDRVYFIDANLGEAESDGRVVTQMHLDAE, encoded by the coding sequence ATGAAGCCGCACATGCCCAAAGGATTGATTCGCGCGATTGGCGCCTTGTTGACTGCTCTGGCCCTCTACAGCCTGCTGGGGTTTCTGATTTTGCCGGGCATCGCCCTGCGCATCGCCAACCAGCAGTTGGCCAACTACGCCACGGTACCGGCGCATATCCAGCGCATCGAACTCAATCCGTTCAGCCTTGAAGTCACCCTGTGGGGACTGGTCATCGGTGAGCCGGGCAAGGAACAGGTCGGTTTCGAGCGGCTGTACGCCAACCTGCAACTCGACAGCCTGTGGACCAAGGCGCTGCATCTGGCCGATATCGAGCTGGACAAGCCCAAGACCGAAGTCCTCTTCGCCAAGGACGGCCAGCTCAATCTGCTGGGCCTGTTCAAAATTCCCGCCAGCGAGCCGACCCCGGCCGACCCGAATGCCAAGCCGTTCCCGCTGCGCATCGACCGCATTCAACTGGCCGGGGGCAACGTGCATTTCCAGGACGCCCGGCCGAGCGAGCCGATCGAGTTCCTCTACGACAAACTCGACTTCGAACTGAAAAACCTCAGCACCCTGCCCGAGGACAACGCCGACATGACCCTGGTCGCCGCTGGCCCGGCCGGTGGGCAGATCGACTGGAAAGGCAACTTCAGCCTGATCCCGTTCACCTCCGAAGGCACTTTGAAAGTCACCGACGGCAAGATGAAATCCTTCTGGCCCTACGTGCGCGATGCGCTGCCCTTGGTGCTCGAAGACGGCGTGATCAACCTCAGCACCGAATACAAACTGAATCTGTCGAAAGAAACCGAACTGCTGTTGAACAACGTCGCGGTGAGCATTGCGCCGTTCGCGATCAAGGCGCCGGACGGCCGCCCGCTGGCGAATCTCGAACGCCTTGATGTCAGCGAGACCTCGGTCGACCTGGCCAAACAGCACGTGGTGGTCGGCAAAATCCGCAGCAACAAACTGGAAACCTGGGCCGCGCTCGAAGCCGACGGCCAGCTCGACTGGCAGAAACTGTTCGCCAGCCAGCCTTCGAAACCGGCCGCCAAGGCCGCCGCCGAACCCAAGACCACTCCGGCCGCCGCCGACTCGCCGAAAGCGCCGGCCGCGCCGGCCGCGCCGAGCAAGCCTTGGCAAGTGCTGCTCAAAGACGTACAGCTACGCAACTACACCGTGCATCTCGCCGACCGTTCGGCCAACCCGCCGGTGGCGCTGGACATCACCCCGCTGAACATCGACCTGCAGGATTTCGACAGCCTCAACGGCTCGCCTTTCAAAGTCAGGCTCGACAGCGGCTTGGGCAAACAAGGCAAGATCAACGCCGACGGCGTGGTCAACCTCGCGCCGGTCACCGCCCAGCTCAACGTGAAAACCCAGGACATCGACCTGCGTGTCGCGCAGTCCTACATCAATCCGTTCATTCGCCTGGAGCTGCGCAGCGGCATGCTCGGCAGTGACCTCAAGGTCAACCTCAAGAGCACCGAACCGCTGGCACTCAGCGTGACCGGGCGCGCGCAGATCGATCAATTGCACACCCTCGATACCCTGAAAACCCGCGACTTCCTCAAGTGGCAGCAAGTGGTGGTCGAAGGTCTGAATTATCAGCACGGTGACAGCCTGTCGATCGACAAGGTCAACCTGTTCCAGCCGTATGTGCGGTTCATGATCAACGATGACCGCACCACCAACATTGACGACCTGCTGATCCCGCAGCCCGCCAACAGCGGTGCGAAACCTGCGGCAGCGAAACCGGCCAGCAAGGACAAGCCGCTGGGCATTCACATCGGCGCGATTGCGATCAACGACGGCTCGGCCAATTTCGCCGACTTCAGCCTGACGCCGAATTTCGCTACGGCGGTGCAACAGCTCAACGGCCAGATCGGTACCATCGACAGCCGTCAGGCGAAACCGGCCAGCGTCGACGTCAAGGGCAAGGTCGATCGCTATGCACCGGTGACCATCAAAGGTGCGGTCAACCCGTTCGACCCGATGGCTAGTCTCGACATCGCCACCAGCTTCAAACGTGTCGAGCTGACGACACTGACGCCGTACTCCGGCAAGTTCGCCGGTTACCGCATCCGCAAGGGCCGGCTCAACCTCGACCTGCACTACCTGATCACCAAGGGCCAGTTGAAGGCTGAAAACAAAGTGGTGGTCGAGCAATTGCAACTCGGCGAGAAAGTCGACAGCCCGGATGCCGTGAGCCTGCCACTGAAGCTGGCGATTGCACTGCTCAAGGACGTCGATGGCAAGATTTCCATCGAGCTGCCGGTGACTGGCGATCTGAATAACCCACAGTTCAGCGTGATGCCGATTGTCTGGCAGACCCTGCGTAATCTCATCGTCAAAGCTGCCGCGGCACCGTTCAAGCTGATTGGCGGGCTGATCAACGGCGGCGGTTCCGAAGACCTCGGCACCGTGTCCTTTGCTCCGGGGTCCAGCGACCTGAGCAAGGACGCCCAGTCGGCGCTGGACAAACTGTCCCAAGCCCTCAAGGAACGTCCGGCCCTGCGCCTGGAAATCGAAGGCACCGCTGCTCAGAGCAGCGACGGTCCGTTGATCGCCGAGCAGCGTCTGGAACGTGAATACCAGTACAACTACTACAAAATGCTCCAGCGTCGTGGCGACAAGGTCCCGGCTCAGGCTTCCCTGCTGCAGGTGCCGGACAGCGAAAAAGGCCCGCTGCTCGAAGGCATCTACCGCACCCGACTGAAAACCCAGCCACCGGCCGAATGGAAGGATCTGGGCAAGGAAGAACGCACGGCGAAAATGCGTGACGGCGTAATCAAGTTCTGGAGTTCCAGCGATGTGCTGCTGCGCCAATTGGGTCAGGAACGCGCCAGCAGCATCAAGGATTATCTGGTCGACAAAGGCCAACTGGCGGATGACCGGGTGTACTTCATCGACGCCAACCTTGGCGAAGCCGAAAGCGATGGTCGGGTCGTGACGCAAATGCACCTGGACGCCGAGTGA
- a CDS encoding type II secretion system F family protein, translating into MAVKAAKISIYAWEGTDRKGSKVTGELSGQNPALIKAQLRKQGINPGKVRKKSTSLLSLGKRIKAQDIALFTRQMATMMKAGVPLLQSFDIIGEGFDNPAMRKLVDEVKQEVAAGNSFAAALRKKPQYFDELYCNLVDAGEQSGALDTLLERVATYKEKSEALKAKIKKAMTYPAAVVLVAMVVTGILLVKVVPQFQAVFSGFGAELPAFTLMVISISEFMQQWWWIVLGALIAAVFGIRHALKKSQALRDRKDTWLLKLPLVGTLMYKSAVARFARTLSTTFAAGVPLVEALDSVAGATGNVVFKRAVLRIRQDVATGMQLNFSMRNTGVFPNMAVQMTAIGEESGALDDMLDKVAGFYEDEVDNMVDNLTSLMEPFIMVVLGVIVGGLVVAMYLPIFQLGSAI; encoded by the coding sequence ATGGCGGTCAAGGCAGCGAAAATCAGCATCTACGCCTGGGAAGGCACGGATCGCAAAGGCAGCAAGGTCACGGGCGAGTTGAGCGGGCAGAACCCCGCGCTGATCAAGGCTCAGCTGCGCAAACAAGGAATCAATCCAGGCAAGGTGCGCAAGAAGTCCACCTCCTTGCTCAGCCTCGGCAAACGCATCAAGGCCCAGGACATCGCCCTGTTCACGCGGCAGATGGCAACCATGATGAAGGCCGGCGTACCGCTGTTGCAGTCGTTCGACATTATTGGCGAAGGCTTCGATAACCCGGCGATGCGCAAACTGGTGGACGAGGTGAAGCAAGAGGTGGCCGCCGGCAACAGCTTCGCTGCGGCCCTGCGCAAGAAGCCGCAGTATTTCGATGAGTTGTATTGCAACCTGGTGGATGCCGGCGAGCAATCCGGTGCACTCGATACGTTGCTGGAACGGGTCGCGACCTATAAGGAAAAAAGCGAAGCGCTCAAGGCCAAGATCAAGAAAGCCATGACCTATCCCGCCGCCGTGGTACTGGTGGCGATGGTGGTCACGGGGATTTTGCTGGTGAAAGTGGTGCCGCAATTCCAGGCGGTATTCTCCGGTTTCGGTGCTGAACTGCCGGCCTTTACCCTGATGGTGATCAGCATCTCGGAGTTCATGCAGCAATGGTGGTGGATAGTGCTCGGCGCCCTGATTGCGGCGGTGTTCGGCATCCGTCATGCGCTGAAGAAATCCCAAGCCTTGCGCGACCGCAAAGACACCTGGCTGCTGAAGCTGCCGCTGGTGGGCACGCTGATGTACAAATCGGCGGTGGCGCGATTCGCCCGCACCCTGTCGACCACCTTCGCCGCTGGCGTACCGCTGGTGGAAGCACTGGATTCGGTGGCCGGCGCCACCGGCAACGTGGTGTTCAAACGTGCCGTGCTGCGTATCCGCCAGGACGTCGCCACCGGCATGCAGCTGAATTTTTCCATGCGCAACACCGGGGTCTTCCCCAACATGGCGGTGCAGATGACCGCCATCGGTGAGGAGTCGGGCGCACTGGATGACATGCTCGACAAGGTCGCCGGTTTTTATGAGGACGAAGTGGATAACATGGTCGACAACCTCACCAGCCTGATGGAGCCGTTCATCATGGTGGTGCTCGGGGTCATCGTCGGCGGGCTGGTCGTGGCCATGTACCTGCCGATTTTCCAACTCGGCTCAGCGATCTGA
- the coaE gene encoding dephospho-CoA kinase (Dephospho-CoA kinase (CoaE) performs the final step in coenzyme A biosynthesis.), producing the protein MNTPVEKPWILGLTGGIGSGKSAAAQHFIDLGIHVVDADHAARWVVEPGRPALAKIAEHFGADVLQADGTLNRAALRQLIFEVPEERRWLEALLHPLIAEEIAHHLALAKSPYAILVSPLLIESGQYAMTQRILVIDAPQQLQIERTLQRDQTSEQQVQAILKAQSSREDRVSRADDVVVNDRDLAWLHSEVERLHHFYLTLSGGQS; encoded by the coding sequence ATGAATACCCCTGTGGAAAAACCCTGGATTCTCGGCCTGACCGGCGGCATCGGCAGCGGTAAAAGCGCCGCGGCCCAGCACTTCATCGATCTCGGAATCCATGTGGTCGACGCCGACCATGCGGCGCGCTGGGTGGTCGAACCGGGACGTCCGGCACTGGCAAAGATTGCCGAGCACTTCGGCGCGGATGTGTTGCAGGCTGACGGCACGCTGAACCGCGCCGCCCTGCGCCAGCTGATCTTTGAAGTGCCGGAGGAACGCCGCTGGCTCGAAGCCCTGCTGCATCCATTGATCGCCGAGGAAATCGCTCACCATCTGGCGCTGGCAAAATCGCCTTATGCGATTCTGGTGTCGCCGCTGCTGATCGAATCCGGGCAATACGCGATGACCCAGCGCATTCTGGTGATCGACGCCCCGCAACAACTGCAGATCGAACGCACCTTGCAGCGTGATCAGACCAGCGAACAGCAGGTCCAGGCGATCCTCAAGGCCCAGTCGAGCCGCGAAGACCGCGTGAGCCGTGCCGACGATGTGGTGGTCAACGACCGCGACCTCGCCTGGCTGCACAGCGAAGTCGAGCGCCTGCATCACTTTTACCTGACTTTATCCGGAGGCCAGTCATGA